A genomic window from Pseudonocardia broussonetiae includes:
- a CDS encoding DUF2537 domain-containing protein encodes MLRAAGGRVELGDRRPEDPPLPDELQAALREWAAFAVAAGRSGMPDERDLVRRRGRQLAARVAGLRGRPVAYLDPMSGVVEEVAAGSAPRRAGSRRSLAVEPAGPTPWATGLPIAAFFAVLVAIGDVQLSSAFAEAFGLLWVPANLLVGLGLAPSLYLLRAVPFWRWPAIGTGVGLAVAWLVLIVSMLG; translated from the coding sequence GTGTTGCGGGCCGCGGGTGGCCGGGTGGAGCTCGGGGACCGCCGGCCGGAGGACCCGCCCCTACCCGACGAGCTGCAGGCCGCCCTCCGCGAGTGGGCGGCCTTCGCCGTGGCCGCGGGACGCTCCGGCATGCCCGACGAGCGCGACCTCGTGCGCCGTCGCGGCCGCCAGCTCGCCGCCCGCGTCGCCGGCCTGCGTGGGCGGCCCGTCGCGTACCTCGACCCGATGAGCGGCGTCGTGGAGGAGGTGGCGGCCGGGTCGGCGCCGCGCCGCGCCGGATCGCGGCGCTCCCTGGCCGTCGAGCCGGCCGGGCCGACGCCGTGGGCCACCGGGCTCCCCATCGCCGCGTTCTTCGCGGTGCTCGTCGCGATCGGCGACGTGCAGCTCAGCAGCGCGTTCGCCGAGGCGTTCGGGCTGCTGTGGGTGCCGGCGAACCTGCTGGTCGGGCTCGGGCTCGCGCCGTCGCTCTACCTGTTGCGCGCGGTGCCCTTCTGGCGCTGGCCCGCGATCGGCACCGGCGTCGGGCTGGCCGTGGCGTGGCTGGTGCTGATCGTGTCGATGCTGGGCTGA
- a CDS encoding glutamate--cysteine ligase, translating into MGQDVDRTTFSRQDRQNYRAKVQRCLDALGVMLKEHTFARDEPMTGLEVELNLVDQDLAPSTTGADVLASMGAGEFQSELGRWNMELNLPPRPLPGDQWRRLEHQLLDELATARSHALDHGARLAVIGILPTLEKRHLVAEALSPDRRYAMLNEQMLHARGEPIRLDIAGDDPSGRHDVTPEHLVADFDSIAPEAACTSMQLHLQVPPDSFAAYWNAAQCLAGVQLAVGANSPFLLGSRLWAETRIPLFEQSCDVRTPELRNQGVRPRVWFGERWITSVLDLFTENGRYFPALMPVAEDAEPFEELAAGTVPGLDELRLHNGTIWRWNRPVYDIANGTPHLRVENRVLPAGPTVVDMVANALFFYGLLRELVEADRPLWSTMSFEAAEENFTTAARHGLDGPLYWPGNGWIRPDELVLRKLLPQAAAGLARWGVTTEVAERYLGVIERRCVERRTGASWQLDTVAALEARGADRQAALHGMLERYLESSTANEPVHDWPLPS; encoded by the coding sequence ATGGGCCAGGACGTCGACCGGACCACGTTCAGTCGACAGGACCGCCAGAACTACCGGGCCAAGGTGCAGCGGTGCCTCGATGCACTGGGAGTGATGCTCAAGGAGCACACGTTCGCGCGTGACGAGCCGATGACCGGCCTCGAGGTCGAGCTCAACCTCGTCGACCAGGATCTGGCGCCGTCCACCACGGGGGCCGACGTCCTCGCCTCGATGGGGGCGGGCGAGTTCCAGTCCGAGCTCGGCCGCTGGAACATGGAGCTCAACCTCCCGCCGCGACCGCTCCCCGGCGACCAGTGGCGCCGCCTGGAGCACCAGCTCCTCGACGAGCTCGCCACCGCCCGCTCGCACGCGCTCGACCACGGCGCGCGGCTCGCCGTCATCGGCATCCTGCCCACGCTGGAGAAGCGCCACCTCGTCGCCGAGGCGCTCTCGCCCGACCGGCGCTACGCGATGCTCAACGAGCAGATGCTCCACGCCCGCGGCGAGCCGATCCGCCTCGACATCGCCGGCGACGACCCCTCGGGCCGCCACGACGTCACGCCCGAGCACCTGGTCGCCGATTTCGACTCGATCGCGCCGGAGGCGGCCTGCACCTCGATGCAGCTGCACCTGCAGGTGCCGCCCGACTCCTTCGCCGCCTACTGGAACGCGGCGCAGTGCCTCGCGGGCGTGCAGCTCGCGGTGGGCGCCAACTCGCCGTTCCTGCTCGGGTCGCGGCTGTGGGCCGAGACGCGGATCCCGCTGTTCGAGCAGTCCTGCGACGTCCGCACGCCCGAGCTGCGCAACCAGGGCGTGCGCCCGCGCGTGTGGTTCGGCGAGCGGTGGATCACCTCGGTCCTCGACCTGTTCACCGAGAACGGCCGCTACTTCCCCGCGCTCATGCCGGTGGCCGAGGACGCCGAGCCGTTCGAGGAGCTGGCGGCGGGCACCGTCCCGGGCCTCGACGAGCTGCGCCTGCACAACGGCACGATCTGGCGCTGGAACCGGCCCGTCTACGACATCGCGAACGGCACGCCGCACCTGCGCGTGGAGAACCGCGTGCTGCCCGCCGGGCCCACGGTCGTCGACATGGTGGCGAACGCGCTGTTCTTCTACGGGCTGCTGCGCGAGCTGGTCGAGGCCGACCGGCCGCTGTGGAGCACGATGTCGTTCGAGGCGGCCGAGGAGAACTTCACGACGGCCGCGCGCCACGGGCTCGACGGGCCGCTGTACTGGCCCGGCAACGGCTGGATCCGCCCCGACGAGCTCGTGCTGCGCAAGCTGCTTCCGCAGGCCGCCGCGGGGCTGGCCCGGTGGGGCGTCACCACCGAGGTCGCCGAGCGGTACCTCGGCGTGATCGAGCGCCGGTGCGTGGAGCGGCGCACGGGGGCGTCCTGGCAGCTCGACACGGTCGCGGCGCTGGAGGCGCGCGGCGCCGACCGGCAGGCCGCGCTGCACGGGATGCTGGAGCGCTACCTGGAGTCGTCCACGGCCAACGAGCCGGTGCACGACTGGCCGCTGCCCAGCTGA
- a CDS encoding TrmH family RNA methyltransferase, whose translation MATITPVADPADPRLDDYRDLTTADRRPDRPGGRGLVIAEGVVVVRRLLDSPYPVRSLLGVPRRLDELADDLVHVDVPAYAADAGTMATAVGFHLNRGVLAVADRAAPVDAAALARSARTLAVLEGVNDHENLGSLFRNAAALGVDGVLLGPRCADPLYRRSVRVSMGHVLRVPFAELTGEWPAALGMLREAGLTVAALTPAPDAVPLAAAGLGGRRVALLLGAEGPGLTDEALAAADVRVRIPMASGVDSLNVATAAAVAFHAVGAVVS comes from the coding sequence GTGGCCACCATCACCCCCGTCGCCGATCCGGCCGATCCGCGGCTGGACGACTACCGCGACCTGACCACGGCGGACCGCCGCCCGGACCGCCCCGGCGGGCGCGGGCTGGTGATCGCCGAGGGCGTGGTCGTCGTGCGCCGGCTGCTGGACTCGCCCTACCCCGTGCGGTCGCTGCTGGGGGTGCCCCGCCGGCTCGACGAGCTGGCCGACGACCTCGTGCACGTCGACGTCCCCGCCTACGCGGCCGACGCCGGCACGATGGCCACCGCGGTCGGCTTCCACCTCAACCGCGGGGTGCTCGCCGTCGCCGACCGGGCCGCTCCCGTCGACGCCGCCGCGCTGGCGCGCTCCGCCCGCACCCTGGCGGTGCTGGAGGGCGTCAACGACCACGAGAACCTGGGCTCGCTGTTCCGCAACGCCGCCGCGCTCGGCGTCGACGGGGTCCTGCTCGGGCCGCGCTGCGCCGACCCGCTCTACCGCCGCAGCGTGCGCGTGTCGATGGGGCACGTGCTGCGCGTGCCGTTCGCCGAGCTGACGGGGGAGTGGCCCGCCGCGCTGGGGATGCTGCGGGAGGCCGGGCTGACCGTCGCCGCCCTCACGCCCGCCCCCGACGCCGTGCCGCTGGCCGCGGCCGGGCTGGGCGGGCGGCGGGTGGCGCTGCTGCTGGGCGCCGAGGGCCCGGGCCTGACGGACGAGGCGCTCGCCGCGGCCGACGTGCGGGTGCGGATCCCGATGGCGTCGGGCGTCGACTCGCTCAACGTGGCCACGGCCGCGGCGGTCGCGTTCCACGCGGTCGGCGCGGTCGTATCCTGA
- the sepH gene encoding septation protein SepH, producing MRALRVVGITEGGDVVLEDSGRRERFTVPADEQLRAAARGDMSRLGQIAIELESQLRPREIQARIRAGASVEQVASAAGVPIQKIERFAYPVLLERSRTAEVAQRAHPVRGDGPDVRTLGDVVAHTFGLRGQEYTEAEWDSWKGEDGRWVVSLSWRAGRSDNRAHWTFQPGAHGGTVTAVDEHASDLVEGLPARPLRPVGPVIDIARPEELPPTPQPAAELRATGSDVVRERSPEYRAPEYRGVERRALDRSSSSDRPLYDRPALDRTPLDRTVSDRAGTVEREAPAERPTDRPAERTVVEPRTVVEPRTISEPRTVSEPRTPVEPAVVDSPALDSPALDEPPAGPPRDETPVVPWSAAPVEPAVEPEPVEAEPVDAPEPVAEAPVEAEPVAEPEPVVQPEPAAEAEPEPEPVAAVAAEAPAEPAAEVAEAAPPAQRREETPPEAPAPTPPAGRRTKKGKPVMPSWDEVLLGVRGQR from the coding sequence ATGCGCGCGCTGCGGGTCGTCGGGATCACCGAGGGCGGCGATGTCGTCCTGGAGGACTCCGGCCGCCGCGAGCGCTTCACCGTTCCTGCCGACGAGCAGTTGCGCGCCGCCGCCCGAGGGGACATGAGCCGGCTCGGGCAGATCGCGATCGAGTTGGAGAGTCAGTTGCGCCCACGAGAGATCCAGGCCCGCATCCGCGCCGGAGCGTCCGTGGAGCAGGTGGCCTCCGCGGCAGGCGTGCCGATCCAGAAGATCGAACGGTTCGCCTACCCGGTGCTGCTGGAGCGCTCGCGCACCGCCGAGGTCGCCCAGCGCGCTCACCCGGTCCGGGGCGACGGGCCGGACGTCCGCACGCTGGGCGACGTCGTCGCCCACACGTTCGGCCTGCGCGGCCAGGAGTACACCGAGGCCGAGTGGGACTCCTGGAAGGGCGAGGACGGCCGCTGGGTCGTCTCCCTGTCCTGGCGCGCCGGCCGGTCGGACAACCGCGCGCACTGGACGTTCCAGCCGGGCGCGCACGGCGGCACCGTCACCGCCGTCGACGAGCACGCCAGCGACCTGGTCGAGGGCCTGCCCGCACGCCCGCTGCGCCCGGTCGGACCCGTGATCGACATCGCCCGTCCCGAGGAGCTCCCGCCGACCCCGCAGCCGGCCGCCGAGCTGCGCGCCACCGGCTCCGACGTGGTGCGCGAGCGGTCGCCGGAGTACCGGGCGCCCGAGTACCGCGGCGTCGAGCGACGGGCGCTGGACCGGTCGTCCTCGTCGGACCGCCCCCTGTACGACCGCCCTGCCCTCGACCGCACCCCGCTGGACCGCACCGTCTCGGACCGGGCCGGCACCGTCGAGCGCGAGGCGCCCGCGGAGCGCCCGACCGATCGCCCGGCCGAGCGCACGGTGGTCGAGCCGCGCACGGTGGTCGAGCCCCGGACGATCAGCGAGCCGCGGACCGTGAGCGAGCCCCGCACGCCCGTGGAGCCCGCGGTCGTCGACTCACCGGCCCTCGACTCACCGGCCCTCGACGAGCCCCCGGCCGGGCCGCCGCGCGACGAGACCCCGGTCGTGCCCTGGTCGGCCGCGCCGGTCGAGCCCGCCGTCGAGCCGGAGCCCGTCGAGGCCGAGCCGGTCGACGCGCCCGAGCCGGTCGCCGAGGCGCCGGTCGAGGCCGAGCCGGTCGCCGAGCCCGAGCCCGTCGTCCAGCCCGAGCCCGCCGCCGAGGCGGAGCCGGAGCCGGAGCCCGTGGCCGCCGTGGCCGCCGAGGCACCCGCGGAGCCGGCGGCCGAGGTCGCCGAGGCCGCCCCGCCCGCGCAGCGCCGCGAGGAGACCCCGCCCGAGGCGCCCGCGCCGACCCCGCCCGCCGGGCGCCGGACGAAGAAGGGCAAGCCGGTCATGCCGTCCTGGGACGAGGTCCTGCTCGGGGTGCGCGGCCAGCGCTGA